One part of the Phormidium ambiguum IAM M-71 genome encodes these proteins:
- the sipA gene encoding regulatory protein SipA → MSKEFLIGEKVRVVALPPYVKTAEPMPMLRPPDVIKLGEEGVVIDRRPGGYWGVRFTRGNFLLDSQYIEST, encoded by the coding sequence ATGAGCAAAGAATTTCTCATAGGGGAAAAAGTACGGGTGGTGGCATTACCGCCTTACGTGAAAACCGCCGAACCAATGCCAATGTTACGTCCGCCAGATGTGATTAAGTTAGGAGAAGAAGGAGTGGTGATCGATCGCCGTCCCGGAGGTTATTGGGGAGTGCGTTTCACCAGAGGCAACTTTTTACTCGACAGTCAGTACATCGAGTCTACTTAA
- a CDS encoding HEAT repeat domain-containing protein has translation MYDDDDLTLLDPEADLQSPLDRLEPIEEEVAKPDPEAMLALLNAAETPQRMLATRAFCEIEDSRAIPHLIRLLTDACPLVRVSAAYALGRNPSADAVEPLITQLNRDWNGYVRKGIVWALGNCRDRRSVAPLTDALRTDISAVRLWAASSLAQMAELGYEAVVAAIPPLIEALIQDPVAAVRSNCAWSLGQLCRELPSNVVYAGAIDALIQVMEEDSDMSVREDAKASLLRVGDPRGLQVIEKMAQEEVISPENLL, from the coding sequence ATGTATGACGACGACGACCTGACCCTACTTGACCCAGAAGCCGATCTGCAAAGTCCGTTAGATCGGCTAGAACCTATTGAAGAAGAAGTTGCTAAACCAGATCCAGAGGCAATGTTGGCGCTGTTGAATGCAGCGGAAACGCCACAACGAATGCTAGCAACTAGAGCTTTTTGTGAAATAGAAGATTCCCGCGCTATTCCCCATTTAATTCGCTTGCTGACAGATGCTTGTCCGTTGGTACGAGTAAGTGCTGCTTATGCTTTGGGACGAAATCCTAGTGCTGATGCTGTAGAACCATTAATTACCCAATTAAACCGAGATTGGAATGGTTATGTTCGCAAAGGCATTGTGTGGGCTCTGGGGAACTGTCGAGACCGCCGTTCTGTCGCCCCCCTCACGGATGCTTTACGCACTGATATTTCGGCTGTACGCTTGTGGGCGGCTAGTTCTTTGGCGCAGATGGCTGAGTTAGGTTATGAAGCTGTGGTCGCTGCTATTCCTCCGTTGATTGAAGCTTTAATTCAAGATCCTGTGGCGGCGGTGCGGAGTAACTGTGCTTGGTCTTTGGGGCAACTTTGTCGGGAACTTCCTTCTAACGTGGTTTATGCTGGTGCGATCGATGCTCTGATTCAGGTGATGGAAGAAGACTCTGATATGAGTGTTAGAGAAGATGCGAAAGCTTCCCTGTTACGAGTTGGCGACCCACGCGGACTGCAAGTGATTGAAAAAATGGCTCAAGAAGAAGTAATTTCACCAGAAAATTTATTGTAA
- a CDS encoding GNAT family N-acetyltransferase: protein MKYKLPPNYQFVTGSSLDRATLVKFMQKTYQELFPDQNFSHLAMTVEKYFSAETPVWWVEKKLENDREIKVGCLWVGNGIDQVKGDRHAHIFLLYVAPEHRRQGIGKSLMYLGEEWAKNRGDRQISLQVFQSNQPAVNLYSQLGFQTQSLWMVKHF from the coding sequence ATGAAGTACAAATTACCACCAAATTATCAATTTGTTACTGGTTCGAGTTTAGATCGGGCCACGTTGGTTAAGTTCATGCAAAAAACTTACCAAGAATTGTTTCCCGATCAAAATTTCTCTCATTTAGCGATGACAGTTGAAAAGTATTTTTCAGCAGAAACTCCGGTTTGGTGGGTGGAAAAAAAGTTAGAAAACGATCGGGAAATTAAAGTTGGTTGTTTGTGGGTGGGTAATGGAATCGATCAGGTAAAAGGCGATCGCCATGCCCACATTTTTCTCCTTTACGTTGCTCCCGAACATCGTCGCCAAGGCATTGGCAAAAGTTTAATGTACTTGGGCGAAGAGTGGGCAAAAAATCGGGGCGATCGTCAAATTAGTCTTCAGGTTTTTCAATCCAATCAACCAGCAGTTAATCTATACTCGCAGTTAGGTTTTCAAACCCAATCTCTGTGGATGGTGAAACATTTTTAG
- the lexA gene encoding transcriptional repressor LexA → METLTEAQQELYDWLVEYINQHHYAPSIRQMMRAMNLKSPAPVQSRLDHLREKGYITWSDGKARTYRILRSPKETEPSSSVPILGAIAAGCMVEPYTDSVEKLDLANALPPKTFALRVMGDSMIEDHIADGDLVILRPVAEPDKVKNGTIVAARVEGHGTTLKRFYRKSDRVILKPANAKYKPIEAPAEQVQIQGTLFGVWRNY, encoded by the coding sequence ATGGAAACCCTCACAGAAGCTCAACAAGAACTCTACGACTGGCTAGTGGAATACATCAACCAGCATCATTATGCCCCGTCAATTCGACAAATGATGCGAGCGATGAATTTAAAATCGCCTGCACCTGTTCAAAGTCGTTTAGATCATTTGCGAGAGAAAGGATATATTACTTGGTCAGATGGCAAAGCTCGGACTTATAGAATTTTGCGATCGCCAAAAGAAACCGAACCTAGTAGTAGCGTACCGATCTTAGGCGCGATCGCCGCAGGTTGCATGGTAGAACCTTACACCGATTCCGTAGAAAAACTCGACCTGGCTAACGCATTACCACCAAAAACATTCGCTTTAAGGGTAATGGGTGACAGCATGATCGAAGATCATATTGCTGATGGTGATTTAGTAATTCTACGTCCCGTCGCCGAACCCGACAAAGTGAAGAATGGCACCATTGTCGCGGCGAGAGTCGAAGGACATGGTACAACTTTAAAACGCTTTTACCGCAAAAGCGATCGCGTCATCCTCAAACCCGCCAACGCCAAATATAAACCCATCGAAGCACCCGCAGAACAAGTCCAAATCCAAGGAACATTATTCGGCGTTTGGCGCAACTATTAG
- the argF gene encoding ornithine carbamoyltransferase, producing METLKGRDLLSLADLTPEEILQLLDLATQMKAKKVNIRCNKVLGLLFSKASTRTRVSFTVAMYQLGGQVIDLLPNVTQVSRGEPLQDTARVLDRYLDILAIRTFEQKDLETFANYAKIPVINALTDLEHPCQVLADLLTTQECFGKLEGLTLTYVGDGNNMANSLMLGCAMVGMNVRIASPSDYQPDSNIVAKAKAIAGDRTEVTITTDPIAATKGANVIYTDVWASMGQEAEADNRIPIFQPYQVNEQLMSVADKDAIILHCLPAHRGEEITDEAIEGSQSRVWDQAENRMHAQKALLASLLGAD from the coding sequence ATGGAAACACTCAAAGGAAGAGATTTATTAAGCCTAGCAGACCTAACTCCAGAAGAAATTCTCCAACTTCTGGATCTTGCTACACAGATGAAAGCTAAAAAAGTAAATATTCGTTGTAATAAAGTTTTAGGATTACTCTTTTCCAAAGCTTCCACTAGAACTAGAGTAAGTTTTACGGTGGCGATGTACCAACTGGGAGGACAAGTAATCGATCTTCTTCCTAATGTTACTCAAGTCAGTCGCGGCGAACCATTACAAGATACGGCGAGAGTTTTGGATCGGTATTTGGATATTTTAGCCATTAGAACTTTTGAACAAAAGGATTTAGAAACTTTTGCTAACTATGCCAAAATTCCGGTAATTAATGCTTTAACTGACTTGGAACATCCTTGTCAAGTTTTGGCGGATTTATTAACAACACAAGAGTGTTTTGGTAAGCTGGAAGGTTTAACTTTGACTTATGTTGGCGATGGGAATAATATGGCTAATTCCCTCATGTTGGGTTGTGCGATGGTGGGAATGAATGTGAGAATTGCTTCACCTTCGGATTATCAACCAGACTCAAATATAGTAGCAAAAGCTAAGGCAATAGCAGGCGATCGCACAGAAGTTACAATTACCACAGATCCCATTGCTGCTACTAAAGGCGCAAACGTGATTTACACAGATGTTTGGGCTAGCATGGGTCAAGAAGCTGAAGCTGATAATCGAATTCCCATTTTTCAACCTTATCAAGTTAACGAACAATTGATGAGCGTGGCTGACAAAGATGCGATTATTTTACATTGCTTGCCTGCTCATCGTGGTGAAGAAATTACAGACGAAGCGATCGAAGGTTCTCAGTCAAGAGTTTGGGATCAAGCAGAAAATCGAATGCACGCACAAAAGGCTTTATTAGCTAGTTTACTCGGCGCAGATTAA
- a CDS encoding FAD-binding domain-containing protein yields MTKDMQREFTNRDELVAYLKEQFPDAAAQDEYISETLGGRKASEKMLHKIEPVSYAKSRNFLSGAVTKLSPYIRYGVLSLAEVRDTVLGKVKNQDDATKLITELGWRDYWQRLYVELGNKIWHDRESYKTGYSVKDYADTLPEDVISGSTGLVCIDNFSRDLRSHGYLHNHARMWMAAYIVHWRRVRWQVGAQWFLSHLLDGDPASNNLSWQWVASTFSHKPYFFNRENLERYTEGVYCRQCPLYGKCDFEGSYEELEQRLFPKVAPLENRSGSQSWQKGKRRG; encoded by the coding sequence ATGACTAAAGATATGCAACGCGAATTTACTAACCGCGATGAATTAGTTGCTTACCTCAAAGAGCAATTTCCCGATGCAGCAGCACAAGATGAGTATATTAGCGAAACATTGGGTGGAAGGAAAGCATCTGAGAAAATGCTGCACAAAATTGAACCAGTAAGTTACGCTAAATCACGCAATTTCCTATCTGGTGCTGTTACTAAGCTTTCACCTTATATTCGCTATGGCGTACTCAGTTTAGCAGAAGTGCGTGATACTGTTTTAGGGAAAGTGAAAAATCAAGATGATGCTACCAAATTAATTACGGAGTTGGGTTGGCGAGATTATTGGCAAAGATTATACGTTGAATTGGGAAATAAAATTTGGCACGATCGAGAATCATACAAAACTGGTTATAGTGTGAAAGATTATGCAGATACTCTTCCAGAAGATGTTATTTCGGGAAGTACAGGTTTAGTTTGTATCGATAATTTTAGTCGGGATTTGCGATCGCACGGCTATTTACACAACCATGCCAGAATGTGGATGGCAGCTTATATTGTCCATTGGCGAAGAGTGCGTTGGCAAGTTGGCGCACAATGGTTTTTGTCACATCTATTAGATGGAGATCCCGCTAGTAATAATCTGTCTTGGCAATGGGTTGCTAGTACTTTTAGTCATAAGCCATACTTTTTTAATCGGGAAAATTTAGAACGTTACACTGAAGGGGTTTATTGTCGTCAATGTCCTTTGTATGGTAAATGCGATTTTGAAGGTAGTTATGAGGAGTTGGAACAGCGGTTGTTTCCTAAAGTTGCACCTTTGGAAAATCGCAGTGGTAGTCAAAGTTGGCAAAAGGGGAAAAGGCGAGGTTGA
- a CDS encoding WD40 repeat domain-containing protein, whose product MRFLPPISAIMSFNKQKNWSLLSVFLLLFTVVPAKIYLQTEAKAFPSTNTLIAQETAATNFALAKTVSQHSGGVKGIAITPDGQTLVTGSSDKTIKVWNLQTGELQRTLSGHTAPVLAVAINKNGTTLVSGSSDRTIKIWNLKTGRLQRTISGHSGGIYSVAISPDGRTLVSGSGDGTIRIWNARTGLLQRTLRPNAGMILSVAISPDGKTVASGNQNLTVKLWDISNGKLLRTLTGHSNYAVWSVAFNSDGKRLASSSHDGAIKIWNAENGELLNTFKDESPVFSVTFSPDGKTIASGNQASQVKLWDLSNGNVWQTLTGHADKVESVAFSPDGKTLVTGGSGAKDTSIRIWRLQ is encoded by the coding sequence ATGCGTTTCCTTCCCCCAATTTCCGCAATAATGAGTTTCAACAAGCAGAAAAATTGGTCTTTATTAAGTGTTTTCTTGCTACTATTTACAGTAGTTCCGGCAAAAATCTATCTCCAGACAGAAGCAAAAGCATTTCCTTCTACTAATACTTTAATAGCTCAAGAAACTGCCGCCACAAATTTTGCCTTGGCAAAAACTGTTTCGCAGCACTCAGGGGGAGTTAAGGGTATCGCTATTACTCCTGATGGTCAAACTTTAGTGACTGGGAGTAGCGACAAAACTATTAAAGTTTGGAATTTACAAACTGGTGAATTACAAAGAACACTTTCTGGACATACAGCACCAGTTTTAGCTGTAGCGATTAATAAAAATGGTACAACTTTAGTCAGTGGAAGTAGCGATCGCACCATCAAAATTTGGAACTTAAAAACCGGAAGATTGCAAAGGACAATTTCTGGACATTCCGGCGGAATTTACTCAGTAGCTATTAGTCCCGATGGCAGAACTTTAGTCAGCGGCAGTGGTGATGGAACAATTAGAATTTGGAATGCCAGAACAGGTCTTCTGCAACGAACTTTGCGTCCCAATGCTGGCATGATTTTATCAGTTGCGATTAGTCCTGATGGAAAAACTGTGGCTAGTGGCAATCAAAATTTAACCGTTAAACTTTGGGACATTAGCAATGGAAAATTGCTGCGAACTCTCACCGGACACAGTAATTATGCAGTTTGGTCAGTTGCGTTTAATTCTGATGGAAAAAGATTAGCTAGTAGTTCCCATGATGGCGCAATTAAAATTTGGAATGCAGAAAATGGGGAATTATTAAACACTTTTAAAGATGAAAGTCCAGTTTTTTCCGTAACTTTTAGTCCAGATGGTAAAACTATTGCTAGTGGCAATCAAGCTAGTCAAGTGAAACTTTGGGATCTTAGCAATGGAAATGTTTGGCAAACTCTCACTGGACACGCCGACAAAGTGGAATCAGTAGCTTTTAGTCCTGATGGGAAAACACTAGTTACTGGTGGTAGTGGCGCTAAAGATACCAGCATTAGAATCTGGCGTTTGCAGTAA
- a CDS encoding CAAD domain-containing protein — translation MEPQFDKPADKAEPPTPPEPIKKKEEKVPSPPPEDLAVKTEPTSVKPPTAAESLNIKAEMTPPAPPTPPTPPTPQPVMETPKVPTPPTPQVEVQLPTVEVKVTTEPAEPDLTAAQNQVQQIGQQIAELIDRLPDSVGNFYRDYQRPLTVVAGIIAIIIGIKVLSGLLDTFNEIPFFEPFFQLIGIIYSGWFIYRYLLNAGTRQELWQIIDDYKAQVFGNKKP, via the coding sequence ATGGAACCACAATTTGACAAACCTGCTGACAAAGCCGAACCACCAACTCCTCCAGAACCAATTAAGAAAAAAGAGGAGAAAGTCCCATCCCCACCACCAGAAGATTTAGCGGTAAAAACAGAACCCACATCTGTTAAACCGCCTACAGCTGCGGAAAGTTTAAATATCAAAGCAGAAATGACACCTCCTGCGCCACCTACACCCCCTACACCTCCTACACCCCAACCAGTTATGGAAACACCCAAAGTCCCAACACCTCCCACACCTCAAGTAGAAGTACAATTACCCACTGTAGAAGTTAAGGTAACAACTGAACCTGCGGAACCAGATTTAACCGCCGCCCAAAATCAGGTTCAACAAATTGGTCAACAAATTGCGGAATTAATCGATCGTTTACCCGATTCTGTAGGTAATTTCTATAGAGATTATCAACGACCTTTGACAGTTGTTGCTGGAATTATTGCCATTATCATTGGCATAAAAGTACTTTCAGGTTTACTCGATACCTTCAATGAAATTCCCTTCTTTGAACCTTTCTTCCAGCTAATTGGTATTATCTACTCAGGTTGGTTTATTTACCGCTACTTACTCAATGCTGGTACTCGTCAAGAACTTTGGCAAATAATTGACGACTATAAAGCCCAAGTTTTTGGTAATAAAAAGCCATAA